From a region of the Trichoderma atroviride chromosome 6, complete sequence genome:
- a CDS encoding uncharacterized protein (EggNog:ENOG41) produces MPEINAILFDCDNTLVLSEELAFEACADLINQICAERNVPVKFTGETLITEFVGQNFRGMLTTLQKTHGIEIAPDDMEKYVLMEEDAVIAKLKAALRPCVGVDEQLQALEAKKQHQLAVVSSSALRRVRASIEKVGQDKYFPGDVVFSAATSLEKPTSKPDPAIYLHALKVLGKKAEESVAVEDSKSGTLSATRAGIKTIGYVGPYADAKQEEMEGVLRSAGAVVVMRDWSEFPGALAKIEKGEV; encoded by the coding sequence ATCAACGCCATCCTCTTCGACTGCGACAACACGCTCGTCCTCTCCGAGGAGCTCGCCTTCGAGGCCTGCGCAGACCTCATCAACCAAATCTGCGCCGAGCGCAACGTCCCCGTCAAGTTCACCGGCGAGACGCTCATCACCGAGTTCGTCGGCCAAAACTTCCGCGGCATGCTCACCACGCTGCAGAAGACGCACGGCATCGAGATTGCGCCCGACGACATGGAAAAGTACGTCCTGATGGAGGAGGACGCCGTCATTGCCAAGCTGAAAGCCGCGCTGAGGCCGTGCGTCGGCGTCGacgagcagctgcaggcgctggaggcaaagaagcagcaccagctcgccgtggtgtcgtcgtcggcgctgAGGCGCGTCCGCGCGTCGATTGAAAAGGTCGGCCAGGACAAGTATTTCCCCGGGGACGTGGTATTTTCGGCGGCGACGTCGCTGGAGAAGCCGACGAGCAAGCCGGACCCTGCGATTTACCTGCACGCGCTCAAGGTGCTGGGCAAGAAGGCGGAGGAGAGCGTCGCGGTGGAGGATAGCAAGAGCGGCACGCTGAGCGCGACGAGGGCGGGCATCAAGACGATTGGCTATGTCGGGCCGTATGCGGATGCGAAgcaggaggagatggagggcgtGTTGAGGAGTGCGGgcgcggtggtggtgatgcgtGACTGGAGCGAGTTTCCTGGTGCGTTGGCCAAGATTGAGAAGGGCGAGGTTTAA